From Acidobacteriota bacterium:
CCGGAGACGGCCGCTCTGATCAAGGAGGCCTTCGACGAACTTCAGGACGAGATCCTGCACACCTACGTGCTGGAGAACCGCAAGCGTCTCGACGGCCGGGCGCTCGACGAAATCCGTCCGGTGAGCTGCGAGGTCGGGATCCTCCCGCGGACCCATGGCTCCGCCTTGTTCACGCGGGGCGAGACGCAGGCGCTCGCCAGCGTGACACTCGGCACCTCCCAGGACACGCAGCGAATCGACCAGATGGAGTTCGAGGGCGAGAAGCGCTTCATGCTTCACTACAACTTCCCGCCCTTCTCGGTCGGCGAGGTCCGCTTCCTCCGCGGTCCGGGCCGCCGGGAGATCGGGCACGGAGCCCTGGCCGAACGGGCCCTGCGCCCGCTGATCCCGGCCGAGGAGGACTTCCCGTACACGATCCGGGTCGTCTCCGAGATCCTGGAATCGAACGGTTCCTCGTCCATGGCCACCGTGTGCGGCGGGTCGCTGGCGCTGATGGACGCCGGCGTGCCGCTGGCCAAGCCCGTTGCGGGCATCGCCATGGGGCTCGTCATGCGGGAGGGCCGCTACGCGGTGCTCACCGACATCGCCGGAGCCGAGGATCACCACGGAGACATGGACTTCAAGGTCACCGGCACGCGCGACGGCATCACGGCGTTGCAGATGGACATCAAGATCTCCGGGATCACCCGCGAGATCATGCGGGAAGCGCTCGAGCAGGCCCGGCGGGCCCGCATGCAGATCCTGGACATCATGAACGAGGCGATCTCCGAGCCGCGGGAGGACGTGTCCAAGTACGCGCCGCGGATCCTCACGATCCACATCCCCAAGGACAAGATCCGCGACGTCATCGGCCCCGGCGGCAAGGTGATCCGCTCGATCCAGGAGCGCACGGGGACCGAGATCTCCATCGAGGACGACGGGCGGGTCGACATCGCCTCGACCGACCTGGAGGGCGCGCGCCAGGCCGCCGACATCATCCGGGAGCTCACCGCCGAGGCCGAGCTCGGCAAGGTGTACGTGGGCCGCGTCGTCCGCACCACCAACTTCGGCGCTTTCGTCGAGATCCTTCCGGGCGTCGAAGGTCTCCTGCACATCTCGGAGATCGCCGAGCACCGGGTCCGGGAAACCACCGATGAGATCGAGGAGGGGGACGAGGTCCTGGTGAAGGTCATCGACATCGACGCCCACGGGAGGGTGCGGCTGTCCCGGAAGGCGGCGATGAGGGAGCGGGCCGGCGCTTGAGTCCGGGCCGGCCCCGGCCGGCCCGCGACACGGAGCCTCGGTATGGCGCGGATGCTGGGCGAGTTGCTCGTGGCGAGCGGCCGGCTCACCGAGGATCAGCTCGCCGAGGCGCTGCGGACCCAGAGTCTGTTCGGCGGCCCTTTGGGGGCCCACCTGATGCAGCTCGGGTTCGTGGACGACACCGGCCTCGCCGAGGCGCTGGCGGAGCTCCACGGCGTGGCCCCGGTGACTCGGGCCGAGCTCGCCGAGGCGCCCCCGGACGT
This genomic window contains:
- the pnp gene encoding polyribonucleotide nucleotidyltransferase; translation: MSEQRIEVEVGGRPLIVSTGRLAKQAGGAVTVRQGDTVVLVTATASKNPRDVPFLPLTVDYREAMYAAGKVPGGFFKREGRPNEKETLSSRLIDRPLRPLFPKGWNYETQIIGLVLSADKENNPDVLALTGASFALTLSDIPFPTPIGAVRVGLIDGEYVINPTHSQLENSKLDIIVAASSEAIVMVEAGANEATEEEVIGALYAGQEAIRPLCEAQVRWREELGKPKREFEPPRIPDEIAAMVREKAYGPLLEAMQIKEKLASYARVDEIREELLADVPEDQPETAALIKEAFDELQDEILHTYVLENRKRLDGRALDEIRPVSCEVGILPRTHGSALFTRGETQALASVTLGTSQDTQRIDQMEFEGEKRFMLHYNFPPFSVGEVRFLRGPGRREIGHGALAERALRPLIPAEEDFPYTIRVVSEILESNGSSSMATVCGGSLALMDAGVPLAKPVAGIAMGLVMREGRYAVLTDIAGAEDHHGDMDFKVTGTRDGITALQMDIKISGITREIMREALEQARRARMQILDIMNEAISEPREDVSKYAPRILTIHIPKDKIRDVIGPGGKVIRSIQERTGTEISIEDDGRVDIASTDLEGARQAADIIRELTAEAELGKVYVGRVVRTTNFGAFVEILPGVEGLLHISEIAEHRVRETTDEIEEGDEVLVKVIDIDAHGRVRLSRKAAMRERAGA